A stretch of the Lolium perenne isolate Kyuss_39 chromosome 3, Kyuss_2.0, whole genome shotgun sequence genome encodes the following:
- the LOC127344265 gene encoding uncharacterized protein isoform X2 has translation MASSSRRRPRPSSPSPVSAHPLEDDDLLHEIMLRLPPQPPYLLRTSIVSKRWRLLATDPKFLRRFRIHHRKPPLLGVFSCTMGDISFRSTLDPPIPPERFSLSPSIRSSQMCLDVRHGRVLIDDGMRSRVIVWDPITDDRRVVAFPPQFSHTGIHSGAVLCAAGDQGHVHGACHTSPFKVVAIISDEHDDDLSDEDDDYKPVVLASVYSSETGMWSDLISTTKPGRGINLSLRSTLVGNTLSWLVNSPFMLEFDLEAQSLAVTKRPPGAPRGDNGQIIQAEDGGIGFAALSGPCLQMWDRKVDSHGVATWVLPKTLELQNILGLDSRIEDGNSSILHYVEDGKAILLRVWSSVYMVRLESLQSKKLFKSSLKRIYRPFTSFLTEGVFSSLKQKQPISG, from the exons ATGGCcagcagcagccgccgccgcccccgaccctcctcgccgtcgccggtATCGGCGCATCCGCTGGAAGACGACGACCTCCTCCACGAGATCATGCTCCGCCTCCCACCGCAACCACCCTATCTCCTCCGCACCTCCATCGTCTCCAAGCGCTGGCGACTCCTCGCCACCGACCCCAAGTTTCTCCGCCGCTTCCGTATCCACCACCGGAAGCCTCCCCTCCTCGGCGTCTTCTCATGTACCATGGGCGACATTTCGTTCAGATCCACACTGGACCCGCCCATTCCTCCCGAGCGCTTCTCCCTGAGCCCATCTATCAGATCCAGTCAGATGTGcctcgacgtccgccacgggcgcGTACTCATCGACGACGGCATGCGGAGTCGGGTCATCGTGTGGGACCCCATCACTGACGACCGCCGCGTCGTGGCCTTTCCGCCGCAGTTCAGCCACACGGGGATACACAGTGGGGCAGTGCTCTGCGCCGCCGGCGACCAGGGCCACGTGCATGGTGCCTGCCACACAAGCCCTTTTAAAGTGGTCGCGATCATCAGCGACGAGCACGATGATGATCTttctgatgaagatgatgattatAAACCAGTCGTATTGGCAAGTGTTTACTCCTCCGAGACTGGCATGTGGAGCGATCTCATCTCAACAACTAAACCGGGCAGGGGCATTAACTTGTCTCTTCGCAGCACACTTGTTGGTAACACCCTTAGCTGGCTGGTAAATAGCCCTTTCATGCTTGAGTTTGATTTGGAGGCACAGAGCCTAGCTGTGACCAAGAGGCCTCCTGGTGCTCCTCGTGGTGACAATGGTCAGATCATCCAGGCAGAGGATGGTGGTATTGGATTTGCTGCTTTGTCTGGCCCCTGCTTGCAAATGTGGGACAGGAAGGTTGATTCGCATGGAGTTGCCACATGGGTGTTGCCGAAGACTCTTGAACTGCAGAATATTCTTGGATTGGACTCTAGGATTGAGGATGGCAACTCATCTATACTGCACTATGTGGAGGATGGTAAGGCAATCTTACTGCGGGTGTGGTCATCTGTCTACATGGTTCGCCTTGAATCACTGCAGTCTAAGAAACTTTTCAAAAGCAGCCTGAAGCGCATCTATCGTCCTTTCACAAGTTTCTTGACTGAAG gtgtcTTTAGCAGTTTGAAGCAGAAGCAGCCTATCTCTGGATGA
- the LOC127339979 gene encoding uncharacterized protein — MVWDLITNNCSLVDFPPEIYMMYMIYTVAVLCSANDKGHVHGSYHSCPFKVVLLGTYVGHGDQLVKGVYSPTPPYGVISPQQFFQISICMDIFSSSTLVGSTLYWSSGSVIIAFDSDKQRLAAIKKPFRVKRGDNVQIIQVEDGGLGLAAFQGSDHNKRCLKIWETNPNTYGAATWVLRNSVVPQKIFGDYIWGLQGETLGPLLLAYQRPTMEGGLSATAVPRRVRCLRTMRYAWCLRRQPWPALDGRRHGGQT; from the coding sequence ATGGTGTGGGACCTCATCACCAACAACTGCAGCCTCGTGGACTTTCCACCAGAGATCTACATGATGTACATGATCTACACCGTGGCAGTGCTATGCTCTGCCAACGACAAAGGTCACGTCCATGGTAGCTATCACTCGTGCCCTTTTAAAGTGGTCCTGCTGGGCACCTATGTTGGCCATGGTGATCAGCTCGTCAAGGGTGTTTATTCCCCGACACCGCCTTATGGGGTGATCTCACCTCAACAGTTCTTCCAGATAAGTATTTGTATGGATATTTTTAGTTCGAGCACACTTGTTGGTAGCACCCTTTACTGGTCGAGTGGCAGTGTCATAATTGCGTTTGACAGTGATAAACAGAGGCTAGCTGCAATCAAAAAGCCTTTTAGGGTGAAACGTGGTGACAATGTTCAGATCATCCAGGTGGAGGATGGCGGTCTTGGCTTAGCTGCTTTCCAGGGTTCTGACCACAACAAACGTTGCCTCAAAATATGGGAGACGAATCCTAATACTTATGGTGCTGCTACATGGGTGTTGAGGAATTCCGTTGTACCGCAGAAGATATTTGGGGATTATATTTGGGGGCTgcaaggggaaaccctaggccccCTTCTCCTCGCCTATCAGCGGCCGACAATGGAGGGCGGGCTCTCGGCTACGGCGGTGCCCAGGCGTGTGCGGTGTCTCCGGACTATGCGATATgcttggtgtctccggcggcaacCATGGCCAGCCTTGGATGGTCGCCGGCATGGGGGCCAGACCTGA
- the LOC127344265 gene encoding uncharacterized protein isoform X1, protein MASSSRRRPRPSSPSPVSAHPLEDDDLLHEIMLRLPPQPPYLLRTSIVSKRWRLLATDPKFLRRFRIHHRKPPLLGVFSCTMGDISFRSTLDPPIPPERFSLSPSIRSSQMCLDVRHGRVLIDDGMRSRVIVWDPITDDRRVVAFPPQFSHTGIHSGAVLCAAGDQGHVHGACHTSPFKVVAIISDEHDDDLSDEDDDYKPVVLASVYSSETGMWSDLISTTKPGRGINLSLRSTLVGNTLSWLVNSPFMLEFDLEAQSLAVTKRPPGAPRGDNGQIIQAEDGGIGFAALSGPCLQMWDRKVDSHGVATWVLPKTLELQNILGLDSRIEDGNSSILHYVEDGKAILLRVWSSVYMVRLESLQSKKLFKSSLKRIYRPFTSFLTEARATHKVEIDNNQSAK, encoded by the exons ATGGCcagcagcagccgccgccgcccccgaccctcctcgccgtcgccggtATCGGCGCATCCGCTGGAAGACGACGACCTCCTCCACGAGATCATGCTCCGCCTCCCACCGCAACCACCCTATCTCCTCCGCACCTCCATCGTCTCCAAGCGCTGGCGACTCCTCGCCACCGACCCCAAGTTTCTCCGCCGCTTCCGTATCCACCACCGGAAGCCTCCCCTCCTCGGCGTCTTCTCATGTACCATGGGCGACATTTCGTTCAGATCCACACTGGACCCGCCCATTCCTCCCGAGCGCTTCTCCCTGAGCCCATCTATCAGATCCAGTCAGATGTGcctcgacgtccgccacgggcgcGTACTCATCGACGACGGCATGCGGAGTCGGGTCATCGTGTGGGACCCCATCACTGACGACCGCCGCGTCGTGGCCTTTCCGCCGCAGTTCAGCCACACGGGGATACACAGTGGGGCAGTGCTCTGCGCCGCCGGCGACCAGGGCCACGTGCATGGTGCCTGCCACACAAGCCCTTTTAAAGTGGTCGCGATCATCAGCGACGAGCACGATGATGATCTttctgatgaagatgatgattatAAACCAGTCGTATTGGCAAGTGTTTACTCCTCCGAGACTGGCATGTGGAGCGATCTCATCTCAACAACTAAACCGGGCAGGGGCATTAACTTGTCTCTTCGCAGCACACTTGTTGGTAACACCCTTAGCTGGCTGGTAAATAGCCCTTTCATGCTTGAGTTTGATTTGGAGGCACAGAGCCTAGCTGTGACCAAGAGGCCTCCTGGTGCTCCTCGTGGTGACAATGGTCAGATCATCCAGGCAGAGGATGGTGGTATTGGATTTGCTGCTTTGTCTGGCCCCTGCTTGCAAATGTGGGACAGGAAGGTTGATTCGCATGGAGTTGCCACATGGGTGTTGCCGAAGACTCTTGAACTGCAGAATATTCTTGGATTGGACTCTAGGATTGAGGATGGCAACTCATCTATACTGCACTATGTGGAGGATGGTAAGGCAATCTTACTGCGGGTGTGGTCATCTGTCTACATGGTTCGCCTTGAATCACTGCAGTCTAAGAAACTTTTCAAAAGCAGCCTGAAGCGCATCTATCGTCCTTTCACAAGTTTCTTGACTGAAG CACGAGCCACACACAAGGTGGAAATTGACAACAATCAAAGTGCAAAATAG
- the LOC127344264 gene encoding uncharacterized protein, protein MSHRRRRRLSLSSPELANPLDDDDLLHEIMLRLPPQPPYLLRASIVSKRWRRLATDRKFLHRFRIHHWKSPILGDFSYQRGKFLFRSYLDPPYRIPPERFSLRPSGSKQWTCLDCRHGFLLFDDMISSQVIVWDPITDDLHIIPYPLRFHESRIVLIQSGAVLCAAADQGHVHGACHSSPFKVVVLSSYPHKGEAANEIITFASVYSSDTVGIWSDLVSTTLPWSAIMFPIRSTLVGNTLHWLLAMNTTGILEFDLDTQRLAVTKRPLGAPPCDDSVEIIQSEDGGVGFAALSGPRYRPCLQIWDRKVDPHGVITWVLRKTLELQKILGLESRIENNKLSMLHYSDDVHAIFLRVQSSVYMVQLESMQSKELVKRIRSSIYLPFTSFWTEGNCLLILTLHDS, encoded by the coding sequence ATgagccaccgccgccgtcgacgACTCTCGTTGTCATCGCCGGAATTGGCGAATCCACTGGATGATGATGACCTCCTCCACGAGATCATGTTGCGCCTCCCGCCGCAGCCGCCCTACCTCTTGCGTGCATCCATCGTCTCCAAGCGCTGGCGCCGTCTCGCCACCGACCGCAAGTTCCTCCACCGCTTCCGCATCCACCACTGGAAGTCTCCCATCCTCGGTGATTTCTCGTATCAACGCGGAAAATTCTTGTTCAGATCCTACCTCGATCCACCCTACCGCATCCCTCCCGAGCGCTTCTCCCTACGACCCAGCGGCAGCAAGCAATGGACTTGCCTCGACTGCCGCCATGGATTCCTACTCTTTGATGACATGATATCGAGTCAGGTAATTGTGTGGGACCCCATCACAGATGACCTCCACATCATTCCCTATCCGCTGCGGTTCCACGAATCTAGGATTGTGCTAATCCAGAGTGGGGCGGTACTTTGTGCTGCTGCCGACCAGGGCCATGTTCATGGCGCCTGCCACTCGAGCCCTTTCAAAGTGGTCGTGCTGAGCAGCTACCCGCACAAAGGTGAAGCCGCCAATGAAATTATCACCTTCGCAAGCGTTTACTCTTCAGACACTGTTGGCATATGGAGTGATCTCGTATCAACAACACTTCCGTGGAGCGCTATAATGTTTCCAATTCGCAGCACACTTGTCGGTAACACCCTTCACTGGCTGCTTGCGATGAATACCACTGGCATACTTGAGTTTGATTTGGATACACAGAGGCTCGCTGTGACCAAGAGGCCTCTTGGTGCTCCTCCTTGCGATGACAGTGTTGAGATCATCCAGTCAGAGGATGGCGGTGTTGGCTTCGCTGCATTGTCTGGCCCTCGCTACCGCCCATGTTTGCAAATATGGGACAGGAAGGTCGATCCTCATGGAGTTATCACATGGGTGTTGCGGAAGACTCTTGAACTGCAGAAGATTCTTGGATTGGAGTCTAGGATTGAGAATAACAAATTATCTATGCTGCACTATTCGGATGATGTTCATGCCATCTTTTTGCGGGTGCAGTCATCTGTCTACATGGTTCAGCTTGAATCTATGCAGTCTAAGGAACTTGTCAAAAGAATCCGTAGTTCCATCTATCTGCCTTTCACAAGTTTCTGGACCGAAGGTAACTGCTTGCTCATCTTAACATTGCACGACTCCTAA
- the LOC127344270 gene encoding uncharacterized protein, whose product MSHRRRRPLPLSPEVAHPLDDDDLLHEIMLRLPPQPPHLLRASIISKRWRRLATDRKFLRRFRIHHRKPPLLGDFWEGNKLSFRSYLDPPYRIPPGRFSLRPRGSEQWTCLDCRHGRLLFDDWIKSQVIVWDPITDDLHMVPYPLQFHKSRIVLIQGGAVLCAAVDQGHVHGACHSSPFKVVVLSSYPHKDEAVNETITFASVYSSETVGIWSDLVSTTLPWRVIMFPIRSTLVGNTIHWLLAMNTTGILEFDLDAQRLAVTKMPLGAPPCDHSVEIIQSEDGGVGFAALSGPRYCPCLQMWDRKVDPHGVITWVLRKTFELQKILGLQSRIENDKLSMLHYLDDVHAIFLRVQSSVYMVQLESMQSKELGKSIHSCVYLPFTSFYTEGQGKQVARASAFPPIKRKGKGVFTSSKQKQLITG is encoded by the exons atgagccaccgccgccgccgacccttGCCGTTGTCGCCGGAAGTGGCGCATCCGCTGGATGACGACGATCTCCTCCATGAGATCATGCTGCGCCTCCCGCcgcagccgccccacctcctgcgCGCGTCCATCATCTCCAAGCGCTGGCGACGCCTCGCCACCGACCGCAAGTTCCTTCGCCGCTTCCGCATCCACCACCGGAAGCCTCCCCTTCTCGGCGATTTCTGGGAAGGCAACAAACTCTCATTCAGATCCTACCTCGATCCGCCCTACCGCATCCCTCCTGGGCGCTTCTCCCTGCGACCCAGAGGCAGCGAGCAATGGACGTGCCTCGACTGCCGCCATGGACGCCTACTCTTTGACGACTGGATAAAGAGTCAGGTAATTGTGTGGGACCCCATCACTGATGACCTCCACATGGTTCCCTATCCGCTGCAGTTCCACAAATCTAGGATTGTGCTAATCCAGGGTGGGGCGGTGCTCTGCGCTGCTGTCGACCAGGGCCATGTTCATGGCGCCTGCCACTCGAGCCCTTTCAAAGTGGTCGTGCTGAGCAGCTACCCGCACAAAGATGAAGCTGTCAATGAAACCATCACCTTCGCAAGCGTTTACTCTTCGGAGACTGTTGGCATATGGAGTGATCTCGTATCAACAACACTTCCGTGGAGGGTTATAATGTTTCCGATTCGCAGCACACTTGTTGGTAACACCATTCACTGGCTGCTTGCAATGAATACCACTGGCATACTTGAGTTTGATTTGGATGCACAGAGGCTCGCTGTGACCAAGATGCCTCTTGGTGCTCCTCCTTGCGATCACAGTGTTGAGATAATCCAGTCAGAGGATGGCGGTGTTGGCTTCGCTGCATTGTCTGGCCCTCGCTACTGCCCCTGCTTGCAAATGTGGGACAGGAAGGTCGATCCTCATGGAGTTATTACATGGGTGTTGCGGAAGACGTTTGAACTGCAGAAGATTCTTGGATTGCAATCTAGGATTGAGAATGACAAATTATCCATGCTACACTATCTGGATGATGTTCATGCCATCTTTTTACGGGTGCAGTCATCTGTCTACATGGTTCAGCTTGAATCCATGCAGTCTAAGGAACTTGGCAAAAGCATCCATAGTTGCGTCTATCTGCCTTTCACAAGTTTCTATACCGAAGGCCAAG gCAAGCAGGTTGCTAGAGCTAGTGCGTTCCCCCcgataaaaagaaaaggaaaag GCGTGTTTACCAGTTCGAAGCAGAAGCAGCTCATCACTGGATGA